The genomic interval TTGAAACTCTGACAATTTATGCCACTGACGGTTCTGCAGATTCCACAGGGCATGACAGTGGAGCTCTTGTTTTTAGAGCATCTGGTTTTGTTTTTGATTCAATTGCAAATCAAATTTCTGGCAAAGATTTTTCTGTAACTGTAAAAGCGGTTGGGGAAGACCCTGAAACAGGCGATTGTACCATACTGGATTATGATGGAACAAAAACAATAACTGCTTATGTTATTTACCAGAATCCTTCTACTGGAAGTACTGATTTAAAAATAAATGGAACAGATATATCTTCTTCCGGGACAAATATCTCGTTAAATTTTTCAAATGGCCAATGTACATTTACAGCAAACTATCCTGATGCTGGACAGATTTCAATAAGATTTACAGATAGTGCAGAGGATATTACCGGAGATAGCAATCTATTTGTTGTTAAGCCATTTGGATTTTATGTATCTGCCACAGGAAATCCTGGAGCATCTGATGCAAGTGGGGCGGTTTTCAAAAAAGCAGGAGAGCAGTTTGAATTGGTTGTGAAGGCAGTTAACTGGCAGAGTGCAGATGATTCTGATAATGACGGTGTGCCTGACGATGGTGCAGACCTTTCAGATAATTCAATAACTCCAAACTATTCTGAAACAGTAAATCTAATATCAAGCCTTGTCGCACCTTCAGGGGGAGCATCAGGTACTTTAAGTCCCACTTCTCTCAATTTATCAGGTGGTCAGGGAAGTGATTCAATAATGACTTTTACCGAGGTTGGAATTATCACTATTACTGCCACAGATAGTGATTATCTTGGAGCAGGAAGTATAAACGGAAATTCAGGTAATGTAGGAAGGTTTATCCCGGATTCCTTTAGGTTTGACAATGTAACTCAAAATCCTGCTTGCAGTTCAGTTTTTACATACGGTGGCCAGAATTTTACCGTTGATGTATCCCTTTCAGCCGTAAACTCAAATGGTGATATTACACAAAATTATACAGGAGATTTTGCTAAGCTTGATTTTTCTGGGCTGTCCTGTTCTGCAATTATTAATTCATCTACAAGCGGGGATGGGACTTTAAATGTAAATTCAACAACTATTAATTTTAACAATGGACAAACCTCTTTTACCTTGCCATGTAATTACAATTGGAGTGATGAGCATAATCCTGAAAACTTAGCTATAAAGATAACTGCAACAGATAGCGATAATGTATCAGGAGAGGGTATCTCAAATTATGTTCCTTTTAGATACGGAAGGTTGAGGGTAGAAAACGGATATGCACCTTCCGCAGACCAGAGTTTAACATTAAATGTATTTGCTGAATACTATCAGGATGGAGATTATCTACTAAATAGTGACGATAACTGCACAACCTATACAGATTCAGATGTATCACTTTCCAATTATTCTGGTAATTTAGATGCAGGGGAAACCTCAATAGTTAACTATTCAACAATTTCAAACGGCGAAGGTTCACTAACACTTTCCCCGCCGGGAGTTGGCAATGAAGGGACTGTGGATTTAATTTTTTCAGCACCATACTATATGCATTTTGCTTCTGGAAGGGCTACTTTCGGAATTTACAGAGGGAACGACAATATAATTTCCTGGGAGGAATTGTTTTGAGTGAAGAAATTAAGTTTTGTGATTTAATGTGTAAATATGCTTCTTTTCCTGAAAGTAATGCTTTAGATGGGGCATGCAGGCGGGAAATTTCTCTTTACTGTGCTAAATACAGACAATTAGTTCCTAAAAATGCTGTATGTCTTGATTTTAGAGAAAAATCAAAAAATAAGAATTAAATATATCCTTTAATCTCTATTGACAAAAACACTCTAATTGTTATAATTTATTCGTTTTTGAGAAAAGTTTTTACTAAATATGGAGGTTCTAAAGATTATGCAAGTTACAGAAGTTAAAATCACACCTGTTAACAATGTTAGCAAGTTGAAAGGTTTTGCATCAGTGGTTTTTGACAATTGTTTTATTGTTACTGACATTAAGATTATTCAAACACCTAATGGCGCTTTTCTCTCAATGCCAAGCAAAAAAAGCAGAAATGGTAAATTCAGAGATGTAGCACATCCTTTGAACATGGATACAAGATTGATGATTGAAAATAAAGTGTTTGAGGAATTTGAAAAGGTTACAGGAGAAAAACTTGAAAGAAGAAAAGCGGTTGATTCTACTGAAGAACAAAAAGCAACAGAGGAAGTTGAGCAGGCTGAAGAAAAAGTTGATACCTCAGATTTATTAACCGCTAAAGAGTTTGGTTATTAAATAAAGCTTAGTGCTGGGGAGTAGCCAAGTGGTAAGGCAGCGGGTTTTGGTCCCGCCATTCGTGGGTTCGAATCCTACCTCCCCAGCCATAAAATTCATTTTTAAAGAGAGTATGATATGAGGCACGCTCCGCTAAAAGTATTTGCTGGCAATTCCAATCCATCTCTTGCTGAAAAGATAGCAGAATATTTAAAAGAAGAGGTTGGTGTTGGTTTAGGTGATATTGAACTTACCAGATTTTCAGATGGGGAAATTTCATGTCATATTAGAGAAAATGTCAGGGGTACTGATGTTTTTGTAATTCAATCAACCTGTAACCCTGCAAACGACAATTTGATGGAACTGTTAATTATGCTTGATACCCTTAAAAGGGCAAGCGCTGTTAGAATTACAGCAGTTATCCCCTATTTCGGTTATGCAAGGCAGGATAGAAAGCATAAACCAAGGGTTCCAATTAGTGCCAAATTAGTAGCTGATTTGCTTGAGAAAGCTGGTGCCAACAGGGTTATTTCTATGGATTTGCACGCAAATCAAATTCAGGGATTTTTTGATATTCCAGTTGACCATTTATATGCTTCAGCAGTTTTTATCCCATATTTAAGGAATATGGAATTTAAAAATTTATGTATAGTATCTCCTGATGCAGGTGGGGCTGAAAGAGCAAGGGCATACTCTAAAAGACTTGATGCAAGCCTTGTATTAGTAGATAAGAGAAGGGAAAAGGCAAACGAAGCAGAGGTTATGAATGTTGTTGGAGAAGTTGATGGGAGAGACCTCATAATTGTTGATGATATTATTGATACTGCAGGTACTCTTGTTAAAACTGCAAAAGCGTTAAAGGAGAGAGGTGCATTAAGGATTTTTGCAGTAGCTTCTCACGGTGTATTGTCAGGTGTTGCAATGGAAAGAATTGAAGAATCCTGTATTGAAAAGATATTTATTACAGATTCTATTCCCTTTGACAAAAAACTTGATAAAAAGAATAAAGTTGAGATTCTCTCTGTTGCCAAGCTCATTGGCGAAGCTATAAAGAGAGCTCACGAAGAAACATCTATAAGTTCGTTATTTATCGATTAAAAATATGGAGGATATTATGCAACAGGATTACATTGAAGTTCAACCAAGGGAGAAATTAGGCAAAAACGCAAACAGAAGATTGAGAAAACAGGGTTTTATTCCTGGAATTGTTTACGGGGGAGATAGAGGTCCTGTGCCCATCGCAATTAAAGAAAGAAATGTGTGGGAAATGCTTCATGCAGAAACAGGAGAAAATACTGTAAGGCTTTTGAAACTTGCAGGTACAGACAAACAAAGGCATGTAATGGTTAAAGATTATCAGATTGACCCTATTACAAGAAAATTAGTTCATGCAGATTTTATGAGAGTTGATGTTGACCAGGTTGTTGAGGTAAGTGTTCCTGTTGAAATAAAAGGCACTGCTTATGGAGTTAAGAATGAAGGCGGAATGCTTGATCTTATTAAACGTGAAGTAGAGTTGAAGGCGAAGGTTCTTGAAATTCCAAAGGTTATTGAGATAGATGTTTCAGATCTTCACTTAAACGATGCTATAAGGGTTAAAGACCTCGATGTTCCCAATGTTGAATTTGTAGATAACCCTGACACTGTTATTGTGAAGGTTGAACCAATTAAAGCACATGAAACAGAAACACCTGAAGAAGAAGAAGAGGAAATGGAACCTGAGGTAATTTCAAAGGGTAAGAAAGAGGAAGAATAATTCAATAAATGATAGTTTTAACAGGCTTAGGAAATCCGGGATTGAAGTATGCCTTTACCAGGCACAATCTCGGATTTCTTTTTTTAGATTACCTTTGTGAAAACTGGCAATTAAATTGTAATTTTAAGAAAAAATTTGAT from Thermotomaculum hydrothermale carries:
- a CDS encoding ribose-phosphate pyrophosphokinase produces the protein MRHAPLKVFAGNSNPSLAEKIAEYLKEEVGVGLGDIELTRFSDGEISCHIRENVRGTDVFVIQSTCNPANDNLMELLIMLDTLKRASAVRITAVIPYFGYARQDRKHKPRVPISAKLVADLLEKAGANRVISMDLHANQIQGFFDIPVDHLYASAVFIPYLRNMEFKNLCIVSPDAGGAERARAYSKRLDASLVLVDKRREKANEAEVMNVVGEVDGRDLIIVDDIIDTAGTLVKTAKALKERGALRIFAVASHGVLSGVAMERIEESCIEKIFITDSIPFDKKLDKKNKVEILSVAKLIGEAIKRAHEETSISSLFID
- a CDS encoding 50S ribosomal protein L25 produces the protein MQQDYIEVQPREKLGKNANRRLRKQGFIPGIVYGGDRGPVPIAIKERNVWEMLHAETGENTVRLLKLAGTDKQRHVMVKDYQIDPITRKLVHADFMRVDVDQVVEVSVPVEIKGTAYGVKNEGGMLDLIKREVELKAKVLEIPKVIEIDVSDLHLNDAIRVKDLDVPNVEFVDNPDTVIVKVEPIKAHETETPEEEEEEMEPEVISKGKKEEE